The following coding sequences lie in one Pseudomonas sp. B33.4 genomic window:
- a CDS encoding LysR family transcriptional regulator, giving the protein MLSTRQLRYFVEIAECGSFSAAAERLFIAQSALSRQIKDMETRLQTPLFERTARQPRLTAAGEAFLPRARNLLNELGKASAMATEVGNGQLGTLRLSHSSTVSISGRLLSDIGAYLQQQPGVSLDIGKLSSEAQLEELAEGRLDIGLLRLPVLRQREGIQIVPLFTERLLLAVPMTHRLAEAERVDLAQLKDEAFISIPHPQRGGLSYLCADLCMRQGFFPKAARVMSRKTTQLQLIQAGFGIALLPESMQDIAPSGVRFLPLTDPDCQSTVALAYRQNPTPLIQHFLRTFTPPPCRSEPARESGLSATEDVEG; this is encoded by the coding sequence GTGCTTTCGACTCGTCAATTGCGCTACTTCGTGGAAATCGCCGAATGTGGAAGTTTCAGTGCGGCGGCCGAGCGCCTGTTTATCGCGCAATCGGCGCTGAGCCGGCAGATCAAGGACATGGAAACGCGTCTGCAAACGCCGCTGTTCGAGCGCACAGCACGCCAGCCCCGGCTCACTGCGGCGGGCGAAGCGTTTCTGCCGCGAGCGCGCAATCTGCTCAATGAATTGGGAAAGGCCAGCGCCATGGCCACCGAAGTCGGCAACGGCCAACTCGGCACCCTGCGCCTCAGCCACTCCAGCACCGTGTCGATCAGCGGTCGTTTGCTCAGTGACATCGGCGCTTATCTGCAGCAACAACCCGGTGTGTCGCTGGACATCGGCAAGTTGTCTTCCGAGGCGCAACTGGAAGAATTGGCCGAAGGACGCCTCGATATCGGCCTGCTGCGCCTGCCGGTTTTGCGCCAGCGCGAAGGCATTCAGATTGTGCCGCTGTTTACTGAACGGTTGCTGCTGGCGGTACCGATGACTCATCGATTGGCCGAGGCCGAGCGTGTCGATCTGGCACAGTTGAAGGACGAAGCGTTTATCTCGATCCCGCATCCGCAACGCGGCGGTTTGAGTTATCTGTGTGCAGATCTGTGCATGCGTCAGGGCTTCTTTCCGAAAGCTGCGCGGGTGATGTCGCGCAAAACCACGCAGCTACAGTTGATTCAGGCCGGCTTCGGCATTGCCCTGCTGCCTGAATCCATGCAGGACATCGCCCCGAGCGGCGTACGGTTTTTGCCGCTGACTGATCCCGATTGCCAAAGCACCGTCGCCCTCGCCTATCGCCAGAACCCCACCCCGTTGATCCAGCACTTCCTCCGGACTTTCACCCCTCCCCCCTGTAGGAGCGAGCCTGCTCGCGAAAGCGGACTGTCAGCCACTGAAGATGTCGAAGGATAA
- a CDS encoding sulfite exporter TauE/SafE family protein yields the protein MSVAGLLSEWTWGAGGWAVVGLGIALAYIVFGIAGFGTALVAGPILILFMPLSKIVPLLVLLDFVAAFGNLLPSRRDVARPELLRLLPCMAVGCTLGVIFLLNLKSDLLLLLMGLFISAYAVYSLWVKVRPAQLSAAWAVPMGTVGGLFGALFGSGGFLYAIYLNSRLPKDAARATQSALISCSTVVRLSLFAIAGVYAELPLLMLALCLLPAMALGLWIGRRLTMRLSREAFVRLVTWLVLASGLALIGRYLST from the coding sequence ATGAGCGTGGCGGGATTGTTGAGTGAGTGGACATGGGGCGCCGGCGGCTGGGCGGTGGTTGGGCTGGGGATCGCCCTGGCCTATATCGTTTTCGGCATTGCCGGGTTCGGCACGGCGTTAGTGGCCGGGCCGATTCTGATTCTGTTCATGCCTTTGTCGAAAATTGTGCCGTTGCTGGTGCTGCTGGATTTTGTCGCGGCGTTCGGCAATCTGCTGCCGTCGCGGCGGGATGTGGCCAGACCGGAATTGTTACGGCTGCTGCCGTGCATGGCGGTGGGTTGCACATTGGGGGTGATTTTCTTGCTCAACCTCAAATCCGATCTGTTGCTGTTGTTGATGGGGCTGTTTATCAGCGCTTACGCGGTTTACAGCCTGTGGGTGAAAGTTCGGCCGGCGCAATTGTCGGCGGCATGGGCGGTGCCGATGGGCACGGTAGGCGGGTTGTTTGGCGCTTTGTTTGGCAGTGGCGGCTTTCTCTATGCGATCTATCTCAACAGTCGGCTGCCGAAAGATGCGGCCCGGGCCACGCAAAGTGCGCTGATCAGTTGCAGCACGGTGGTGCGTTTGAGCCTGTTCGCCATCGCTGGCGTGTATGCCGAGCTACCCTTGTTGATGCTGGCGCTGTGTCTGTTGCCGGCCATGGCGCTGGGGCTGTGGATTGGCCGGCGGTTGACCATGCGCCTGTCGCGCGAAGCGTTTGTGCGACTGGTGACGTGGCTGGTGCTGGCGAGCGGGCTCGCATTGATCGGGCGCTACCTCAGCACTTGA
- a CDS encoding peptidoglycan DD-metalloendopeptidase family protein, whose product MPRFLAPLFLLCLTFNAHADSYITRLLNKPVPGGVAVVDLGAAAQAPKATYQGKPVLVVKEQSNWLAIVGVPLTVKPGAQQISSGGRNLPFTVGNKKYPEQRITLKNKQQVNPDQSNLKRIEGELAEQIKAYRSFSPNTPSNLLLDKPVNGPLSSKFGVRRFFNGEERNPHAGLDFAVPAGTPIKTPAAGKVILTGNYFFNGNTVFVDHGQGFISMFCHMSKIDVKVGDQLARGAVVGKVGMTGRATGPHMHWNVSLNDARVDPAIFIGAFQP is encoded by the coding sequence ATGCCACGTTTTCTGGCTCCACTGTTTCTGCTGTGCCTGACCTTCAACGCCCACGCCGACAGTTACATCACCCGGCTGCTGAACAAACCGGTGCCGGGCGGCGTGGCGGTGGTTGATCTGGGCGCGGCCGCGCAGGCGCCGAAAGCCACGTATCAGGGCAAACCAGTGCTGGTGGTAAAAGAACAGAGCAACTGGCTGGCGATTGTCGGTGTGCCGCTGACCGTGAAGCCAGGCGCGCAACAGATCAGCAGTGGCGGGCGCAACTTGCCGTTCACCGTGGGCAACAAGAAGTACCCGGAACAGCGCATTACTCTGAAGAACAAGCAGCAGGTCAATCCGGATCAGTCGAACCTCAAGCGCATCGAGGGTGAGCTAGCTGAGCAGATCAAGGCCTACCGCAGCTTCAGCCCGAACACGCCGAGCAATCTGCTGCTGGACAAACCGGTAAACGGGCCGCTGTCGAGCAAGTTTGGCGTGCGTCGATTCTTTAATGGTGAGGAACGCAATCCCCACGCGGGCCTCGACTTTGCAGTGCCGGCGGGTACGCCGATCAAGACCCCGGCGGCGGGCAAGGTGATCCTCACCGGCAACTACTTCTTCAACGGCAACACCGTGTTTGTCGACCATGGACAGGGCTTTATCAGCATGTTCTGCCATATGTCGAAGATTGATGTGAAAGTCGGCGATCAACTGGCGCGGGGCGCGGTGGTCGGCAAGGTTGGCATGACCGGCCGCGCGACCGGGCCGCATATGCACTGGAATGTCAGCCTGAATGATGCGCGGGTGGATCCGGCGATTTTTATTGGTGCATTCCAACCTTAA
- the xseA gene encoding exodeoxyribonuclease VII large subunit, with amino-acid sequence MIKDPFARLGLDREVLTVSQLNGRARVLLEDVFSNIWVEGEISNLARPASGHIYFTLKDSGAQVRCALFRQNAARVRQALKDGLAVKVRGKVSLFEGRGDYQLILDTVEPAGDGALRLAFDALKEKLSAEGLFSAERKVPLPAHPQRIGIISSPTGAVIRDIISVFRRRAPQVQLTLIPTAVQGGEATAQIVRALKMADARGFDALILARGGGSLEDLWCFNEEAVARAVDACVTPIVSAVGHETDVSISDFVADVRAPTPSAAAELLAPDSSHLIRQVESLHRRLVMRMRDRLMRDRLRLEGMARRLRHPGERLRQQAQRLDDLDMRMRRAFERHLNTRRERLIRLETRLAGQHPGRQLAMLRQRLDSLAERLPRAMRESLKNRRLQLHSQMQTLHVVSPLATLGRGYSILLDERGHAIRNAAQTHTGQRLKAKLGEGELQVRVEDNHLTPVTLSLLD; translated from the coding sequence ATGATTAAAGATCCCTTTGCAAGACTTGGCCTGGACCGTGAAGTCCTGACCGTCAGCCAGCTCAACGGCCGCGCACGGGTGTTGCTTGAAGACGTGTTCAGCAACATCTGGGTCGAAGGCGAAATCTCCAACCTCGCCCGCCCGGCGTCCGGTCACATCTACTTCACCCTCAAGGACAGCGGTGCGCAGGTGCGTTGCGCGCTGTTCCGGCAGAACGCCGCGCGCGTGCGTCAGGCGCTGAAGGATGGCCTGGCGGTGAAGGTGCGTGGCAAGGTCTCGCTGTTCGAGGGCCGTGGCGACTATCAGTTGATCCTCGACACCGTCGAACCTGCCGGTGACGGCGCACTGCGTCTGGCCTTCGATGCGCTGAAAGAAAAGCTCAGCGCCGAAGGTCTGTTCAGCGCCGAACGTAAAGTGCCGCTGCCGGCGCATCCGCAACGCATCGGCATCATCAGCTCGCCGACCGGTGCGGTAATCCGCGACATCATCAGCGTGTTCCGCCGCCGTGCGCCGCAGGTGCAACTGACGCTGATTCCGACTGCCGTACAGGGCGGAGAAGCCACCGCGCAAATTGTCCGCGCCCTGAAAATGGCCGATGCGCGTGGTTTCGACGCGTTGATCCTCGCCCGTGGCGGCGGCTCGCTGGAAGACCTCTGGTGCTTCAACGAAGAAGCCGTGGCCCGCGCCGTCGATGCCTGCGTGACGCCGATTGTCAGCGCCGTCGGCCATGAAACCGATGTATCGATCAGCGACTTTGTTGCCGACGTCCGTGCGCCAACGCCGTCCGCTGCCGCCGAACTACTCGCACCCGATTCCAGCCATCTGATCCGCCAGGTCGAAAGCCTGCATCGCCGTTTGGTGATGCGCATGCGTGACCGCTTGATGCGTGATCGCCTGCGTCTGGAAGGCATGGCCCGTCGCCTGCGCCATCCCGGCGAACGGCTGCGCCAGCAGGCTCAGCGTCTGGACGATCTGGACATGCGCATGCGCCGGGCGTTCGAGCGCCATCTCAATACTCGCCGCGAACGCTTGATCCGCCTGGAGACGCGCCTCGCCGGCCAGCATCCGGGACGGCAATTGGCGATGTTGCGCCAGCGTCTCGACAGCCTTGCCGAACGCCTGCCCCGCGCCATGCGTGAAAGCCTGAAAAACCGTCGTCTGCAACTGCACAGCCAGATGCAGACGCTGCACGTGGTCAGCCCACTGGCAACCCTCGGACGGGGCTACAGCATTCTGCTCGATGAGCGTGGCCACGCAATCCGCAACGCCGCCCAGACCCACACCGGCCAGCGCCTGAAAGCCAAACTCGGCGAAGGCGAACTGCAAGTGCGCGTCGAGGACAATCACCTGACGCCTGTCACCCTCTCTTTACTGGACTGA
- the leuA gene encoding 2-isopropylmalate synthase produces the protein MSMLKDPSSKYRAFPVINLPDRTWPSKTIDTAPIWCSSDLRDGNQSLIEPMDAVKKLRFWKTLVQVGVKEIEASFPAASQTDFDFVRTLIEEGHIPDDTTIQVLTQGREDLIERTFESLRGAKKAIVHLYNATSPSFRRIVFNQDKDGIKAIAVNAAKLFVKYAAMQPDTEWTFEYSPETFSATELEFAKEVCDAVIEVWNPTPEHKMILNLPATVECATPNIYADQIEWFGRNINRRDSVIISLHTHNDRGTGVAATELGLMAGADRVEGCLFGNGERTGNVDLVTVALNMYTQGLDPQLDFSDIDGVRKVVEECNQIQVHPRHPYVGDLVHTAFSGSHQDAIRKGFSQQKPDALWEVPYLPIDPADIGRSYEAVIRVNSQSGKGGIAYLLEQEYGISLPRRMQIEFSQVVQRETDRLGLEMTAKQIHSLLISEYLQANTPYALVSHRLQEENGNSNVEVEVASKGQGETNLHWRGKGNGALEALVAGLPVPVEIMDYNEHAIGAGTNAKAAAYIELRVNGERAVHGVGIDENITTASFKALFSALNRSLSQPEAKAA, from the coding sequence ATGAGCATGCTCAAAGATCCGTCTTCGAAATACCGCGCGTTTCCTGTCATCAACCTGCCGGATCGTACCTGGCCGTCGAAAACCATCGACACCGCGCCGATCTGGTGCAGCTCCGACCTGCGTGACGGCAACCAGTCGCTGATCGAACCGATGGACGCGGTGAAGAAGCTGCGCTTCTGGAAAACCCTCGTGCAAGTCGGCGTGAAGGAAATCGAAGCGTCGTTCCCCGCCGCTTCGCAAACCGATTTCGATTTCGTGCGTACCCTGATCGAAGAGGGCCATATCCCGGACGACACCACCATTCAGGTGCTGACCCAGGGCCGTGAAGACCTGATCGAGCGCACCTTCGAATCCCTGCGCGGGGCGAAGAAAGCCATCGTTCACCTGTACAACGCCACTTCGCCGTCTTTCCGTCGCATCGTCTTCAACCAGGACAAGGACGGTATCAAGGCCATCGCGGTCAACGCGGCCAAACTGTTCGTGAAATACGCAGCGATGCAGCCGGACACCGAGTGGACCTTCGAATACTCGCCGGAAACCTTCAGCGCCACCGAGCTGGAATTCGCCAAGGAAGTCTGTGATGCGGTGATCGAGGTGTGGAACCCGACGCCTGAGCACAAGATGATCCTCAACCTGCCAGCAACCGTTGAATGCGCAACGCCGAACATCTACGCCGACCAGATCGAGTGGTTCGGCCGCAACATCAACCGTCGTGACAGCGTGATCATCAGCCTGCACACCCACAACGACCGTGGCACTGGCGTCGCCGCTACCGAGCTGGGCCTGATGGCTGGCGCCGATCGCGTCGAAGGCTGCCTGTTCGGCAACGGCGAGCGTACCGGTAACGTCGACCTCGTCACCGTCGCGCTGAACATGTACACCCAGGGTCTCGACCCGCAACTGGATTTCTCCGACATCGACGGCGTGCGCAAAGTGGTTGAGGAGTGCAACCAGATTCAGGTGCACCCGCGTCACCCGTACGTTGGCGACCTGGTGCACACCGCGTTCTCCGGCTCGCACCAGGATGCGATCCGCAAAGGTTTCTCCCAGCAGAAACCCGATGCACTGTGGGAAGTGCCGTACTTGCCGATCGACCCGGCCGACATTGGCCGCAGCTACGAGGCGGTGATTCGCGTCAACAGCCAGTCGGGCAAGGGCGGTATCGCTTACTTGCTGGAGCAGGAATACGGCATCAGCCTGCCACGTCGCATGCAGATCGAATTCAGCCAGGTCGTGCAGCGTGAAACCGATCGTCTGGGCCTGGAGATGACCGCCAAGCAGATCCACTCGCTGTTGATCAGCGAATACCTGCAAGCCAACACCCCGTACGCGCTTGTCAGCCATCGCCTGCAGGAAGAAAACGGCAACAGCAATGTTGAAGTGGAAGTGGCGAGCAAGGGTCAGGGCGAAACCAACCTGCACTGGCGCGGCAAGGGTAACGGTGCGCTTGAAGCACTGGTGGCCGGCCTGCCAGTTCCGGTGGAGATCATGGACTACAACGAACACGCGATCGGCGCCGGCACCAACGCCAAAGCGGCGGCCTATATCGAACTGCGTGTGAACGGTGAACGTGCGGTGCACGGCGTGGGTATCGATGAAAACATCACCACGGCCAGCTTCAAGGCCCTGTTCAGCGCGCTGAACCGCTCGCTGAGCCAGCCTGAGGCGAAAGCGGCGTAA
- the guaB gene encoding IMP dehydrogenase has product MLRISQEALTFDDILLVPGYSEVLPNEVSLKTRLTRGIELNIPLVSAAMDTVTEARLAIAMAQEGGIGIIHKNMTIEQQAAEVRKVKKFEAGVVKDPITIEADATVRDLFELTRMHNISGVPVLHDGDLVGIVTSRDVRFESRLEATVREVMTPKERLVTIKEGASKDEARELLHKHRIERVLIVDDKFALKGMMTVNDIEKAKAYPLASKDDQGRLRVGAAVGTGKDTGDRVAALVNAGVDVVVVDTAHGHSKGVIDRVRWVKENFPEVQVIGGNIATGAAAKALAEAGADAVKVGIGPGSICTTRIVAGVGVPQISAIANVAAALEGTGVPLIADGGIRFSGDLSKAIVAGASCVMMGSMFAGTEEAPGEIELFQGRSYKAYRGMGSLGAMSQAQGSSDRYFQDSSAGAEKLVPEGIEGRVPYKGTLSAIIHQLMGGLRSSMGYTGSANIEEMRTKPEFVRITGAGMAESHVHDVQITKEAPNYRVG; this is encoded by the coding sequence ATGCTGCGTATCAGCCAAGAAGCTCTGACATTCGACGACATTCTCTTAGTGCCCGGTTATTCCGAGGTACTTCCTAACGAAGTCAGTCTCAAGACCCGCCTTACCCGTGGCATCGAGCTGAACATTCCTCTGGTTTCTGCCGCCATGGACACCGTGACTGAAGCCCGTCTGGCAATCGCCATGGCTCAGGAAGGTGGCATCGGCATTATCCACAAGAACATGACCATCGAGCAGCAAGCTGCCGAAGTGCGCAAGGTCAAGAAGTTCGAAGCCGGCGTCGTCAAGGATCCGATCACCATCGAGGCTGATGCCACGGTTCGTGATCTGTTCGAATTGACCCGCATGCACAACATTTCCGGCGTTCCGGTACTGCACGATGGCGACCTGGTCGGCATCGTCACTTCCCGTGACGTGCGTTTCGAAAGCCGTCTGGAAGCCACCGTCCGTGAAGTGATGACGCCCAAAGAGCGTCTGGTCACGATCAAGGAAGGCGCGAGCAAGGACGAAGCACGCGAACTGCTGCACAAGCACCGCATCGAGCGCGTGCTGATCGTCGACGACAAATTCGCCCTCAAAGGCATGATGACCGTCAACGATATCGAAAAAGCCAAAGCCTACCCGCTGGCCAGCAAGGACGATCAAGGTCGTCTGCGCGTGGGCGCTGCTGTCGGTACCGGTAAAGACACCGGTGATCGCGTCGCTGCTCTGGTCAACGCCGGTGTGGACGTCGTGGTAGTCGATACCGCGCACGGTCACTCCAAAGGTGTGATCGACCGCGTTCGCTGGGTCAAAGAGAATTTCCCTGAAGTGCAGGTGATCGGCGGCAACATCGCCACCGGCGCCGCTGCCAAGGCTCTGGCCGAAGCTGGCGCCGATGCAGTCAAGGTCGGTATCGGCCCTGGCTCGATCTGCACCACCCGTATCGTCGCCGGTGTCGGCGTCCCGCAAATCAGTGCCATCGCCAACGTTGCCGCTGCCCTTGAAGGCACTGGCGTACCGTTGATCGCCGACGGCGGCATCCGTTTCTCCGGTGACCTGTCCAAGGCCATCGTTGCCGGTGCTTCCTGCGTGATGATGGGCTCGATGTTCGCCGGTACTGAAGAAGCGCCGGGCGAAATCGAACTGTTCCAGGGTCGTTCGTACAAGGCGTATCGCGGCATGGGTTCGCTGGGCGCCATGTCCCAGGCTCAAGGCTCTTCCGACCGTTACTTCCAGGACTCTTCGGCAGGCGCCGAGAAACTCGTTCCGGAAGGTATCGAAGGCCGTGTTCCTTACAAAGGCACCCTGAGCGCGATCATTCACCAGTTGATGGGCGGTCTGCGTTCCTCGATGGGCTACACCGGTAGCGCCAACATCGAAGAAATGCGCACCAAGCCTGAGTTCGTGCGGATCACCGGCGCTGGCATGGCCGAATCCCACGTTCACGACGTGCAGATCACCAAAGAAGCGCCAAACTACCGCGTAGGTTGA
- a CDS encoding pyridoxal phosphate-dependent aminotransferase, translated as MITSKLPNVGITIFTQMSQLAAQTGAINLSQGFPDFDGPQSLRDAVGRHIASGHNQYSPMTGLPALREQIAAKIARSYGVQVNADSEVTVTPGATQAIFCAIQAVIHSGDEVIVFDPCYDSYEPATELAGGRCVHVQLNPDDFSIDFDQLAAALSPRTKMIVINTPHNPSGALISRAELDQLAALIRDRDIYLISDEVYEHLVFDGVPHVSVLAHEELYQRAFVVSSFGKTYHVTGWKTGYVVAPPALTAELRKVHQYVSFCGVTPLQYALADYMAEHPEHVEELPGFYQAKRDLFCDLLTPSRFTFKRVTGTYFQLVDYSQIRPDLNDVEMAMWMTREHGVASIPVSVFYQNPPEGQRLVRLCFAKREETLREAAAKLCVI; from the coding sequence ATGATCACCAGTAAGCTGCCGAATGTCGGCATCACGATTTTCACGCAGATGTCTCAGCTCGCGGCGCAGACCGGCGCGATCAACCTGTCTCAGGGCTTTCCTGATTTTGACGGCCCGCAGTCGTTGCGTGACGCAGTCGGTCGACACATCGCCAGTGGCCATAACCAGTATTCACCGATGACCGGTTTGCCGGCGCTGCGCGAGCAGATTGCGGCGAAAATCGCTCGCAGCTATGGCGTACAGGTCAATGCCGACAGCGAAGTGACGGTGACGCCGGGCGCGACCCAGGCGATCTTCTGTGCGATTCAGGCGGTTATCCACAGCGGCGATGAAGTCATCGTGTTCGATCCGTGCTACGACAGCTACGAACCGGCGACAGAGCTGGCGGGCGGTCGCTGCGTGCATGTGCAGTTGAACCCGGACGACTTTTCCATCGATTTCGACCAGCTCGCTGCGGCCCTGAGTCCGCGCACGAAAATGATCGTCATCAACACCCCGCACAACCCCAGCGGCGCGCTGATCAGTCGTGCCGAACTCGATCAACTGGCGGCGCTGATCCGTGATCGCGACATCTACCTGATCAGCGACGAAGTCTATGAACACCTGGTGTTCGACGGCGTGCCCCACGTCAGCGTGCTCGCCCATGAAGAGCTGTATCAGCGCGCGTTCGTGGTCAGCTCGTTCGGCAAGACCTATCACGTCACCGGCTGGAAGACTGGCTACGTCGTCGCGCCGCCAGCGTTGACGGCCGAACTGCGCAAAGTCCACCAGTACGTCAGTTTCTGCGGTGTCACTCCGCTGCAATATGCTCTGGCCGATTACATGGCCGAGCACCCGGAACACGTCGAAGAACTGCCGGGTTTCTATCAGGCCAAGCGCGACCTGTTCTGTGATCTGTTGACGCCGTCGCGCTTCACCTTCAAACGTGTCACCGGCACCTATTTCCAACTGGTCGATTACTCACAGATCCGTCCTGACCTGAATGACGTCGAGATGGCCATGTGGATGACCCGCGAGCACGGCGTGGCGAGTATTCCGGTGTCGGTGTTCTACCAGAATCCACCCGAAGGCCAGCGCCTGGTGCGCCTGTGCTTTGCCAAACGCGAGGAGACGCTGCGCGAAGCGGCGGCAAAACTATGCGTGATCTGA
- a CDS encoding sugar ABC transporter ATPase has product MNSQSIIVPKISTLPVHEPRARAILRWLVRKNIVKEELSTCGRTGNRMAYAIADGARAVVLHPQALPFGEPINGLEIVTKRCIYTPAKGFLEEAGCAECRREVGEALFESLEDWFPGRTDNFTCPECGHEDDINGFLFLQECAFSNLGFIFNNWLEAGFKQSFIDEFADWLDQPVSWVKVEL; this is encoded by the coding sequence ATGAATTCGCAAAGCATCATCGTCCCGAAAATCTCCACCCTGCCGGTCCACGAACCCCGGGCCCGGGCGATCCTGCGCTGGCTGGTACGCAAGAACATCGTCAAGGAAGAGCTGAGCACCTGCGGCCGTACCGGCAACCGCATGGCTTACGCGATTGCCGATGGCGCGCGCGCCGTGGTCCTGCACCCGCAGGCTTTGCCGTTTGGTGAGCCGATCAACGGCTTGGAGATCGTCACCAAACGCTGCATCTACACGCCGGCCAAGGGCTTTCTCGAAGAGGCCGGTTGTGCTGAGTGCCGTCGTGAAGTCGGCGAAGCGCTGTTCGAAAGCCTCGAAGACTGGTTCCCGGGCCGCACTGACAACTTCACCTGCCCGGAATGCGGGCATGAAGATGACATCAACGGTTTTCTGTTTTTGCAGGAATGTGCGTTTTCCAACCTCGGTTTCATCTTCAACAACTGGCTGGAGGCGGGCTTCAAGCAGAGCTTTATCGATGAGTTCGCCGATTGGCTCGATCAACCTGTCTCTTGGGTCAAGGTGGAGCTGTAA
- a CDS encoding amidohydrolase, with protein MRDLSALPDLNLALIQTSLAWHDRQANFEHFEQLLEQAQGADLIILPEMFTTGFSMESETLAETENGPTSKWLRAQAAKLNAVITGSVIIQAADGSHRNRLLWARPDGEVLHYDKRHLFRMAGEHNHYTPGERQVQFELKGWRIRPLICYDLRFPVWSRDAQDTDLLLYTANWPGARRLHWNRLLPARAIENLCYVAAVNRVGTDGKGFAYTGDSQVLDFQGETLLAAGEADGVFKAVLEAAPLAAYRERFPANLDADTFEFT; from the coding sequence ATGCGTGATCTGAGTGCATTACCCGATCTCAACCTGGCGCTGATCCAGACCAGCCTGGCCTGGCACGATCGTCAGGCCAACTTCGAGCATTTCGAGCAGTTGCTGGAGCAGGCGCAGGGCGCGGATCTGATCATCCTGCCGGAAATGTTCACCACCGGATTCTCCATGGAGTCCGAAACCCTCGCCGAAACCGAGAATGGCCCGACCAGCAAATGGCTGCGGGCACAGGCTGCGAAGCTCAATGCGGTGATTACCGGCAGCGTGATCATCCAGGCCGCTGACGGCAGCCATCGTAATCGCCTGCTGTGGGCGCGACCGGACGGCGAAGTGTTGCACTACGACAAGCGCCACCTGTTTCGCATGGCCGGCGAGCACAACCACTACACCCCCGGCGAACGTCAGGTGCAGTTCGAACTCAAGGGCTGGCGGATTCGGCCATTGATTTGTTATGACCTGCGTTTCCCGGTGTGGAGCCGCGATGCGCAAGACACAGATCTGTTGCTGTATACCGCCAACTGGCCAGGCGCGCGACGTCTGCACTGGAATCGCCTGTTGCCAGCGCGAGCGATCGAAAACCTTTGTTATGTGGCGGCGGTGAACCGCGTCGGCACCGATGGCAAGGGTTTTGCCTACACCGGCGACAGTCAGGTGCTGGATTTCCAGGGGGAAACCTTGCTGGCGGCGGGGGAGGCGGACGGCGTGTTCAAGGCTGTGCTGGAAGCGGCTCCGCTCGCGGCGTATCGCGAGCGCTTCCCGGCGAATCTGGACGCCGACACCTTCGAGTTCACCTGA